Part of the Pseudodesulfovibrio mercurii genome is shown below.
TACAGGGCGATGAGGTCGCGCGGCACGAACGGATGCACGGTGATGTGGCCCCGGAAGTCCAGCCCCTTGTCCAGGTCGCCGCTGGTCACGTCGCCCTCGGCGCGCAGGCCGAACAGGCTGGCCCGGATGTCCTCGAAGGTGACGATGCGCTTGTCCCAGTCCAGGTCCACGGCGGCGATGAACTCGCCCGGCGCGGCCTTTTTGGGCAGAAAGTCGCCGTAGACCTTGGCCTGGACCGTGGTCCGGGAAAAGACCGGCGGAGTGCCGTCGTCCATGACCCGGATCATGCCCTTGAGGACCAGGTCCGCCTTGATGCCCTGGTCGGCCCAGGAAAAGCCGCTGCTCAGGGAGAACGGCACGTCCTCGCCCAGGGTGACGTTCCCGGTGTGGATGTCTATGCCGGAAAGTTTGTACTCGGTGGCGGCCATCTCGTCGCGGAAGAGGAGTTCGGCGTCGGTGATCTCCACGCTGTTCACGGCGAAGGTCCAGCCGTCCATGGTCGCGCCCTCGCCCCCCTGACCGCCGCGCTCCACCAGGGACTGCCAGTTGAAAACGCCCTGCCCGTTGCGGACCACGACGCCCTTCAACCCCTTCAGCTCCAGGAATTCCACCTCCACGTGATGGGACAGGAGCGGCAGGATGCGCACGCTGATTTCAATGTCGTTGAAATGGGCCGCCGGGCCGTCGCCGAAGCCCGGCGCCTCGCCGATGCCGAGGTCCTCCACGGTCAGGGCAAGCCTCGGCCAGATGGCGATGTCCAGGTCGCCCTTGAGGGTCACGGAGCGGCCCAGGACCGTCTCCATGGTCTCGGTGAAGCGGGCGCGGAACTCGCCGGTGTCGATGTAGTAGGAGGCCCAGAGCAACAGCCCGGTGCAGACCAGGACAAGGGCCACCAGGCACTCGACCAGGATGCGCGGCAGCCGCCTAAGCATGATCCTTCCCGTCGCCGTTGCCGTCCCTGGGCTCGCGGCTCAGGCACAGGGCGCTCGCCCCGAACGTGAGGCCGGTCTTGCGGGCGATGCGCGGGCACTTGACCTTGAAGGCGCAGAACGCGCCGGGCCAGACCCCGTCCAGGGCCTCGAAGTTGCCCTGCCCCTTGCTCAGGATGACGTCGCTTGCGCGCATGCGCTCGATGAAGGCCGGGGTGCAGCGGTCCAGGACCGTGCCGGGGGTGTCCGCGCCGGACTCCACCACGGTGCACAGCTCGGTCATGCCCACGGCCACGGCGTCGGGCATGGTGGCGTCGTTGAGTACGGGCCGAGAGCGGACCGCGTAGGTCACCTCGCAGCCGATGCGCGTCAGTTCCCGGACCAGCAGGGTGTCCAGGACGATCTCGCCGGTGTTGTCGCCCAGGATGAGCACGGACGCGCCGGGCACGGCCTGTTGCCGGAAGCTGTCCAGCAGCTCGGGGGAAACCGAGTCCTTGACCTGGAACAGCTCCTTTTCCAGGTCGAAGTCCAGCTCCACGCCCCGGTCGATGTAGTTGCCGATGATGGCCAACTCCAGGGCCAGGCGCAGGGGATCGCCCGGACCGCGCTCGGCCTCCACGCGGGCCGCGAGGTCGGGAAGCAGTCCGAGGACGAAGGCGTTGGCCGCCGCCTTGTCCGCCGCGTACAGGTCGCCGCAGCCGGAGATTTCCCGAACCAGGTCCGAAAGATGCCGGGTCAGGGACGGCGGCGGCTCGTCCATATCCAGACGGGGCAGGAGGGCCTCCCACCGGGCGACGATCTCTTCACGCAGCGCGGGGTCGTCCGGGCAGGCGATCTTCGCCTCCCTGATGGCCATCCGCTTGAAGCAGGGCAGACATTCGAGTGCAGTATCCATGAGGCAATCCGTTCGAAAAAAGGAAACGACGGGACACGGCGTCGCGGCCGACCGCAACGACATGACCTCACAGTGTGATCGCACAACGCCCCGCCATTGGCAAGACGGTGATGGAATCGTTAAGAAAACGTCAGGAAGATTCGGGGAAGGAATCCGCGGTCAGCCCGACCACGGCGATGCCCGCCCGGTCGGCGAACTCGATGGCCGCCTCGCGGTCGAAGAACAGGCTCTTGCCCGCCTCCACGCCGAGACAGGTGGCCTTGCCCTCGGCCATGAGCTTCAGGGTGTCCAGACCGAGACTCGGCAGGTCCACCTCCTGCTGCTGGCCGGGCTTGAAGACCTTGACCACCACGCA
Proteins encoded:
- a CDS encoding damage-control phosphatase ARMT1 family protein; translation: MDTALECLPCFKRMAIREAKIACPDDPALREEIVARWEALLPRLDMDEPPPSLTRHLSDLVREISGCGDLYAADKAAANAFVLGLLPDLAARVEAERGPGDPLRLALELAIIGNYIDRGVELDFDLEKELFQVKDSVSPELLDSFRQQAVPGASVLILGDNTGEIVLDTLLVRELTRIGCEVTYAVRSRPVLNDATMPDAVAVGMTELCTVVESGADTPGTVLDRCTPAFIERMRASDVILSKGQGNFEALDGVWPGAFCAFKVKCPRIARKTGLTFGASALCLSREPRDGNGDGKDHA